In Miscanthus floridulus cultivar M001 chromosome 8, ASM1932011v1, whole genome shotgun sequence, the sequence gagctacatcagactgttccattgagcacaccctaagagagaacatgaaacaatccacgttttacatctagaatccaataatgagttcgagcttataatacttagtccattttatacaacaagagttcttagaaattatttattacaataccagagttcagagtgcgataattaaatagcagaatgaaaataaacatctagcgaaaacaatacaaggatccgtctatgcccaccaaaaGTATCCTTCacataagagctactcctcaagatgcacctgcaacaggggtaaaataaaccctaagtacacaatatactcgtaagacttccctgactagtgggaatagtttctcaacactcaaggatatgataggtaatatgggtttgctgtttttctttttgtttgcgaaaagcattactaatacttcatccttacagtcaagttttattagcagtcgtgattacttcattagctaaccattctaggtaagcacctgttctactttcaagcaagggttgagcaatcagaactatttcaccaactttcatcttttagttcttactacggtgctagaccatagccaagtcgtatcgTCTCATAGAAATGACGATTcacaaaccaatgtatcccagctgggtaccctgaaacgcATGCCCcgtttataccccaggcacaaacaagatcaacccattccactcctgtcacgggatctaggtccccgtccaaacttagactctaagcccccacacttgagactcggTCCCAATATGGTGCTtaaacctccacctttccccgcctctaatcagtcggtccggaaagagccagaaccatgacaagagcgtaacgagccttctcgctctcataagcaagtatgtgcttaggataataagtctatgacctgactatcatccacagcaatggacagtccttaatcaacatgaacaggggaaaaagtgtaaccaagctaagccctattagccacaggacacaaccagttacacccaccaatacccataccatatccctgccctgtctctatttttcctttcatcattttattatgagagtaataataatcacctattgtgagtaacgacaggctactcacgctaccgaaaccTAAGCAAAGCAGCTACTCGAatctacactagtaagactcttaggacaggtatatctatgcatatggttttcataaaattactataacataaatgcacataacatatatatacggtgaattataaaattaaggttatgcaccgggacttgccttgGGTCGGCGCAGTGTCAGCTGGGTCAGTTAGTggcggctctgggacctccttttgtatgagaatctcctcctcgtactactcgatgatctcctcaaactcgtgatcgccggtggtcatgatcttcgccaactcgttctctacatgcatacgataatgatgcaacacttagcatttaagcaatagcaactcctaaactaagaatacacatactaagctactaagctagctctaatgactaaggtactaagctaactatcatctttaccaagcaaagtgttgggttcaactaacaaacacctaactttataaatgaaggatatatctttatttctataaATGATTTAAtgcatatttgaaacaaagagcatttaactaccctaattcttagtctattctaaagttacaaaaattatagtgagcacataataatacaatgcggctaccataaaaatttcaggaaTAAAGCTATCACccatttaccacaaaaattcctacaatatttaacctaataatattaagcactctcaaatgatttaacagctcttggtatcaacatgtatatatataaactaaatacactaatagatagagcataattttaggaacctaacaaaatttgttttacaatttttggacacctacatgattttatatgatttaccaaagatcagctcaaaaattaaattagaaaactatttctaattccttacgaaaagaaaaacaaaatatcTCACGCGGCCCACACGACATAACGCGCGCGCAGCGGCCCACAGGCGTGGCCCACGTGAGGCCGGCCCATGCGGAGACGGCCCACGCTGGGGAATCCCGTGCGCGTCGACaactttgcaaaagagacctcgaactACGCCGGCCACAGCGTGGCTGACAAAGCACGGCTGCGTCGGCCACCAGGGACCTACGATAGACCACCTAACGGACCAGTCACCATCTCCGACCCGAGCAGCTATGCTAAGTAATGGTGCGGGGTGACATGACTCGCTGGGGAAGGTTGCAGCGATGCGTGGCCATCCGTAATGGCGGCGCCACTGTTCCGATGAGCTAGGGTAGCTATAGGCCTAATTGGTTAgcgcgtgagcatcaggaggctaccctAGACCAGGCTGAGGTGACGGTTGGGGCGAAGGTTGACAGAGGAGGGCTAGCCATGTGTGGCCAAGCAGTGTGGCGGCGCACCACGGCGGCACGGTCGCGTCGCCACAAAAATCCGCTGATGTGCGCAAGGTATAGAGGGAGGCAAAGCGAAGCTATTGGTGCAAGTGAATTGGATCgggagggacggtaggagggctgctCTCGTCCACGGCCGGACGCGACCTTATTAGCACAGTGGTggggaaaactccaaattggagcttggccttgcaCGGTTCATGGCTGGGTGGGGTCGAGCAGTGAAAGCacctgatgatgaagatgtagaTGCGCTGAATTGAATGGAGATGATCACTCGGTGGCCAATTGATGGCACAAcaacagagggagaaagagagaaagagagagacggggCTCGGCTCAGCCTCGCTTTGGTGGGATGCGGTCGGCGTGATCGTGGAGGCGCACGCACTGGCGCTAGTAGACAAGCGCGCGCATTCACGACCGACGTGGCCCGCTCGCCATAGTGCCATCAATGACACGGCGACAGCGAGCCCGGCCACGTGCGCATGGCAAAGGTGGCATCGCACTGGGCGGCAGTGACATAGAGACGTAGAGGGAGGCATGGATATGACGGTGAGGCGATGGCACTGACAGTGGCTGCGTCGTGGCATGGGACGGGTCGGCAGTGCGACAGCACCGCCTGGCTACGTAAGTAGCAGTAGCGGCTCCGCGCGCTAGGAGCCAGCGGCGACCACGCCACAGCCAGGCCAGAGCAGCTGTGGCCGGCCACGCGCGGCAGCGCATGTGCGCGTGGGATAGCCAGCGTGGCGACGCCGAGCGCCCgagcgtggtgaccgcgcccatgcGGTCAACCAGCCCGAGGTcgtgtcgtgcacgaattttaaagcgcctataaaaactaaatggttgcttctagatctaaaccatcttcaccatactcaagatggcatatgagactatcaaatcgagctataacactacaccacctcttaacccaatctctcaaaataatttgctaaacataacaatgtctagctgttgataaacttgaaaatttttctaagtttttgagctgaacttaatttcaatttgtaatttctaggctagtagaaatattagttagtaatatcatttttcaacggtaagtatttcactgtcatctataaagttcaaACTCAAAACTTTATTTAAAagacacatatatgttctatagcatttttgttcaataaaaattaattttaaaccctatttgatatacatgaactattggatcaactttcgtttaacatcTTTATTAGTTATTTTatgttacaagaaattgatctacacactttatcacatgcactaacatataaacatgatgctcattatatgttttagtaaatgatttaggatgtaacaccgagggtgttacaaaacaCCTCCGTCAACTTTGAAagccgttcatcttacctccctggctctgttataagcagttttaaagctggttttatcttttttttatttatttcggttgaatctttgaaaaatcgtagtaaatcatagaaaaatcataaaatagaaaatctaaatttattggactccatatgagtaaatttacatagtgaacatataatatggtgtgctttagtataaagtttttgttgtggctttagatttatgcttttctgtaattaattgaaataattcatagctgcagtttctatggtccaattgtgatgaaatttttatgatgtgctaattattgtatgattgaagtatagtaaaaatttcatacttatTAGATCTTGTgtagcttagttatagatttatttatatttaacaaacataaacctaaataaaatctataactaaattatacatgatccaatgagaatgaaatttttactatatttTAAGTATATAATAATTagcccatcataaaaatttcaccataattggaccatagaaactacaactataaattattttatttaattagagaaaagcatagatctaaagctacagcaaaaactttgtgctaaagcataccatattatatgttcactgtgtagatctactcatgtggagtccaaaaatttagattttccattttatgattttttgtgatttactatgatttttcaaagattcagccaaaataaataaaaaggaaaaagacaaaaccgcattcaaaaccgcttataaccgggcCAAGAAGGTAAGATGAAGGGTTTTAAAAGTAAAGGAGATGTTTTGTCCGATTTTGGAGTTCAGGGAGGAAAAACGGATTTTCGTGAAAATTGATGAAGGTAATATggactttttttctttttacttgGGGCCCTACTGGCCGGGGCCGCTTTCCTTGCCGACCATGGGCTAACCGCAACACTGCACAACTCTGCGGAACGGGAACGGCAGCCCAAAATGAAAGGAAAACCCTTTAGCGCGACTGATTCGGCGAGGCACGCGATCCCCGTGCGCTGGGGCCCAAATTAGGGGAAGGCAACCCCACGTGATCCGCGGTCCGCCCGCCGCACAAGCTGGGCCACGGGGTCGCGGGCGGGCACGCGCCGGTTCCGCGAGCGACCATCCCCGGCATCCGCGGagcctgccctgccctgccctgcccacCGCTCCTCTGCCTGCTCCGGCCTCAGCTAATACCGATGGGTGGTGGGAGCCGAGCCCTTTCCCTCTCCTCCCTCTGCGCCACCACCCTCGCCGCCGCCAAGCCCCCGCAGCACCCCTTCCCCTTCGCCCCGGCCCACCGCGCGCTCCCccaccgcctcgccgccgccatgtcctcctcgtcctccccgACCCCCGCCGCCCTCGCCGCATCGGGCGACGCCGGGGCCCCGGTCCCGGCCCCTTCGGCGTCCAGCGCCATCGACTTCCTCACGCTCtgctaccgcctcaaggtgagcGCCGGCGCCCCCATTTAATCGCCTCGCATTTCCGCGGGCCGGCTTGGTTGGATGGAGATGTGACGGTGGATGGGGTTGTGGATGTGATTGCAGACGACCAAAAGGGCGGGCTGGGTGAAGCGCGGGGTGCAGGCCCCCGAGTCGGTGGCCGACCACATGTACCGGATGGGCGTCATGGCGCTCGTCGCGGCCGATCTACCCGGCGTCGACCGCAACAGGTGACCCTGACCGTTTGCTCTCCAGGCTCTAAGCTCGGCAGAATGTAACCTTCTTACGGTTCAGTTTTCATGCACTTGTTTATTTCTCCCTTCAATTACAGGTGTGTCAAGATGGCGATTGTGCACGACATTGCAGAAGGTATGGCCTCAAAAGACTTCGTCTAGATGGCTTCACTGATGTTTGGGTCTTTGCGTGTGTGAGACGAGGGATGTAAAATTGTGAATGTGCGAGCCTATTACTACCTGATACTATGTTGGTAGATGGTAACTAGACCACTGGCTACCTGTAGTAGAATGCCATGATTAGTTACTTGTTTGGCCTCTGCTGTAGGTCTAGTCAAAGTGTGAAACTTAAACTATGTGCAGATTTTCGTTGTCTCAGAAGCATGCTCAGCTTACAAAAAAGCAGTGAGAATGAACACATGATTATGCCTTCCATACATATGGACTCTTTGCTGTTCCTAAGCCAGCTAGCCTGTTGTTGGCACTAATTTCCTATGAGAATGCAGGTTCGGTTGACTCATTTCAActtttgctttttggtgctccAGCAATTGTTGGTGACATCACCCCTTCTGATGGTGTACCCAAGGAAGAGAAGAGCCGCAGGGAGAAAGAAGCACTGGACCATATGTGTGAGCTGCTTGGTGGAGGTTCAAGAGGTGAATACCAAAACTTGCAATTGTAATACATTAACATTTTATGCTGTAGGTAATTAGGCATCTTAGGCTGTTAACACTTACCACAAATTGTCTTTTCACGATATGTAATTATATGAAGCGAACGTGATGCTGTTGCAAACTGGCAACAGCATTCTAGATTACACAATAGTTTAGACTTACTGGTTCCAGTCTCTGTGCATAGTGCCATAGTTCttagaaaaaaaagagaataaTATGCAGATATCAATGAATTTTGTTAATACAATACTGTAGTAGTTGCGGGTAGTATTACTCCAACTCTTATATTTTATTTTACCCTCGAAAAGTTATTCACCTGCTATTATTATTTCTTAGATGGTCATTTTGCCGATACTTTTCACTTCCATCAGGGAAGCAGATCAGGACCTGGAAATTATTTTTGTCCTATATTGAAGGGCTCTGCTACATAGAAATCCAATGGACAGCTTGTGTTCTCATTTTTTTGATACATAGTTTAGACTTTAGATAATTATTGAACAATTCTGAAAGCATTCACTCCCTTAGTTAGGTGTCAAGGAAACTCATGATAATTTGAAATCACTCTCAGACTCTTTTCAGAGAAACTGTTCTTTATACTTCTCTTCCTTTTATAAGGTGTATTAGGGTTTGAGAATTTCCTTCAAAGGTATGCTTTGTCCAATAATTTCCCATAcaatatatgaatatattatcAATTGCTACAAAACCAATGTCTCACTAAAAGGCATGTGAAATACAATCTATTGATGTATCTTTTATGCACAAATATACAAATATTTTGACTAGTTTGATTGAATTTTTCAAATCCTAAGACGCTGGACATTTTGAAATGTTGGTTGTAAAGATAAGAAATGCTTATCTAGAAGCCAAAACTGAAGAGTTTGTCCTCTTATACATTGGTATACTGCCATTATTGTTCAGCAAATGTTGATGCCTATGATTTTTTGGAACATGATATTGTAATAAATGGTGATAATATTATTCCATCTCTAATAATTTTTCTACCTTGAAGCCTTATGGATCCTTTTATTATGCTCAAATGGCTATCATAGCATCCAACATTTTTGCCCTGAGAGTTCCACAACATAGAAATCTAGTGTTCTGCTTGTGTTCTCGTTATTCAAAACATTAATCGCTAAAAAAAATATTGGAGAGCGTCGGCATCCCTTACATACATGTGAAGTGAACCTTTTATAGAACTCAAAAAAGTCAATCTCCGGCTCCAGCCTTTTGGAAACAGTTCTTCATGCAGGATAAAGGATGTTCTCCGTACAAGCCAGACTAAAGAGTTTCTATGGTCTTTGACACATTATTATATATAATAAATACTTGACTTTATCTGCATGCTGTTGTTTTGCAGCACAAGAAATTCGTGAACTTTGGATGGAGTATGAGGAAAATGCGTCTTTGGAAGCAAAGGTTGTCAAAGATTTTGACAAGGTACAGTTTTATATTTCAAACTTTCAATCCATCAAGTTGGTGGCATAATGACATCTGTCTGAAGCTATAAGATGGTAGTTCTTGTGATCATTCAACAGGCAATGCCATATAACTGGCAGGGTATTTAACTAGTGTAGGAAATCATTATGACCCTCACCTGTGGCTCCAACTTCTTCCTTTTCCTTTACATGCTGTAATCTCTTGTTTCTCTGTTATATTTCCAGATTGAGATGATCCTTCAAGCTCTGGAGTATGAAAAGGGTGAGTTCATACTGGTGCTTGAATATTTGAACTATTGTTTTCCCATGCACAGTAGCTATAAAGTACAAACTACAACTATTAAAATGCATTCATCAAGTATTCTTGTTGTAATAACCAAATAAATGGATATAGTTAAAATCAGCTGACATTCCGAATATAGCACATCTTTTTATTTGCATAATTTGTGCTTACATAATTATTCAATTTGCTCACTGCCTTCTGGGTGTGAGAAGTAATACATATAATCCATATCCTATCATTTAATACCTGGTAAACTCCTCGTTGATCATGAGCTGGGGTTAACAGTATCACACTTACTCCTATGTATTTTAAAATTTTCAGAGCAAGGACGGGACCTTGAAGAATTCTTCCAATCAACAGCAGGTTTgatttctttttctctctctttctgttATGTTCTTCTGAATTTCATGAGCATCTAGCACATAAAATCGAACAGTTCATCTAAGCTGGGCAGGCTGTTCGTCAATTTTTTCATTCTTACACTTGAAATATGTTTTCCTGAGATAATATAAACATTCATCAGAAATTGAGAACATATTTGTGCCCGAATGATTATTGTTAGTTGAAACTTGACACTACCATCCATGATGGTTTTCTTTTATCACGAACTGATACATGTCTATGCTTTTTATGGTTTTCTTTTATCATGTGCTTATGCTTGATCTCTTCAACTTCGCAATGTACTAATTTTTCCACAGTATTAGGCCATTAGAATGATTGTGTAACAAAAACCATATTTCCCCCAATTCCCATGCAGGGAAATTTCAGACAGACATGGGAAAAGCATGGGCAGCGGAGATTGCATCCAGAAGAAAAACAAAGTGATCAAATGACGCTCATTTTGGCACATCGGCTTCAAGACAATCTGCTGGCACAGCATTTCTGTTGAACTTTGCTTTTACTAGAAGATACTTCAAGGTGGCAGTGAGACGAAGGCTTACCTTGCGAATGTGAACATCACCACATTTCTTGGCCCTGCCTTGACCCTAAGGCATATTGGGCCTGTGATACCTGGGCTCAAGATAACCCACTTGGGTAAGGAGTTATATTGGCTGTAGGTGCTCCTGTCAAGAGCAATTAGCTGGATCCAACGGGAAGGTTCAGCACCAGCTCGTGGTGATGTAAAATCCTTCACTTCTTGAATCACTGTACCATTACCGTTTCTCTTGTTAATCCAGCTTCATGGTTTCAGCCTTTTTTAATTTAATTGTGCTATTGTTTTAAAGCATAATGGACCTGAATATTTGCTATCCATTTTGGTTGTTGGTGATGACCTGAAAGTGCACTCATATTTACATAGTACAGTGGTGAAACCTACAGAAAGTGAGCATATCTTGCAATGAGGTATACTGGCATGTTGGAAACTCGCTGTCCGGCACCCTGCCCTCCGCTGCTTCGCGTGCCTCGTCGCTTGTTCAAAAGGCAGGCGTTGGTCCCTTGTAGTTTTGGTGTAGTGCCAAAACCACTTGAATTGCGTGTATCCAAATTATGATTGCAACTTCCAATCGACATCTGAAAGGCTGACAGATACACGTTTGGCTCTCACTGATAACGGGGGAAATAGCATTCGACATCTGAAAGGCTGACAGAGACACGTTCGGCCCTCACTGATAATGGGGGAAATAGCATGTACATCCAAATTATGATTGCAACTTCCAATCGACATCTGAAAGGCTGACAGATACACGTTTGGCTCTCACTGATAACGGGAAAAATATACGGTGCAAACCTAAACCTGATAACGACCCAATCCAATGGCCCTGCAACAACGAAATACTCGGCGAGGGCTATGGTTCACTCATGTTAATTCACTGAGATTGTTGCAGTGAATTGACATGATTGAACCAAGCTAAAGCGGCTTGGGAAATGGGAAGTCTGCTTGGCCAATATAGATTACCACTTTTTTTTGGACCGCAACTTATTTTAAGATATTTGCGATCGCTTGTTTAGTACaacctctattccaaattataaatcatttcaaTTTTCTTAGAGAgttaaagcatctcaagtttgaccaacattataaaaagaattataaagatttatgacaccaaatagatatactatgaaaatataattaatgaagatctaatgatacttattgggtatcataaatattattattttattatataaatttggtcaaatttaagatattttgactctccaaaaaaattggaatgacttataatttaggatggagggagtagcttcCAGACGTCAATGCAGTTTCTATCGTGATTCATGTAACGGATGGTGAAAGGCATGTTCCCAATCTTGTAGGAAATTGAACCGTTCTCAAGAAGAAAACAGAATTATAGTTCGCTTTCCCTCATTTTGCGTGTTTAATGTGAAAACCTTAGAAAGTGAGACTTTGTATACTTCTTTCTCAAGTTGCAATAATTTGAGTACACTGGCATGGTGATAAAAATAAGAAAGTAAGACTTTATTTTGTatatggaatttcatggtttacaGAAAGGAGATGGAGTGCCTTAATTATTACTTCATcggattgaaaaaaaaaatccatttatacATTGACAGCCCCGGTAAGATATGTGTGTATGCCCTATGGCTTATATAAGTTGACTTATAGGTCATACATAGGTAAGGGGAACACTGTCTATGACCCATAAGTCAGTTTATATAAGCCATGATAAATAGACTAGACACTTTGATTGGTAAATGGGAAGAAATTATATGATATGAAAATATTTTTCATAATGGTTAGTAATGTTAATCTTTTGTTGTCAATCTACATAAAAGTGGGAATTCCACCAACGGTCCTAAACCTGTCCTAAGTTTTCAGGTTAATCCAAACTGATCTATACCAACCTCCAAGTGCTTATGTGGCATGTCACCACGACACCCCTCATGGAAATCTCAACTCTAGCACATATGATTGGTTAGAGAAGATGCCTTAATACTTGGCTCGGCAACATTTTTCAATTAATTATGTTCGAAGATATGTCATTGTACTAAATATTTATGAAGTATTGAGCATCCGTATATATGATTTATATACTAGATATCTTGTACAGATGTTGCTCACATGATCATCAAGCCACGGGAACACCTTAATTGGTGGCACAACTGCTATGGAATGGTTTGGACTTTGGGCCTATCTGGAAACAGGAAAAAGTTTGAGGTCCAGGATATATAATTTGAGAGTTTGAAGATCTAGATGTGAACATGAGATAAGTTTAGGGACGACACTAACAATGATACTCATTCTATATATAAAATTTTACATCCATAGTCAAATGTacttcctctgttccaaattacaaatcgttttggtgGAAGCGCGTTGTCTGTATGTTTAAACTCTTctacttaatacaatgatacgtaaatcttttgcgtattcgagaaaaaaaattataaatcattttggtttttttaggtagatagcttttgctatgtatctagatatatcaTAGTATCAAGGTGTATAACAAAAGCTgtatatctagaaaaaccaaaatgacTTATATTTAGAAGAGGAGTAATTACGCAAATAAATACAAAGCAAACAAAGACGTTGACGTAGTTTCAATCGGGCATTCGCCACCAGCTTTGcagtttagaaaaaaaaaaaaagacgtaGGGCTTGAAAGCCTTTAGCAAGTAAACCCTTTTTGCCTTCCCCTGCTTCCGTTCACTTCTCCTACATTTTCTTCTGTTTCATTCTGGCTGGACATTTCTGCCTCAATCCTTCCAATTTCACTTACTTTACCCCCCGAACACACTTGTGCGCGGGGTGACTTTAAACAAATATAAAATGAACCTGTATTTTTGTGGAAGTTAAACAATCCACGCTTCGTGCTTGGCAAAAGTTGGCATTGAGCCATTTGACCACATGCATGAGGCGAGTTTTATAATGGATTTTCCCAGATTTGATCTATACAAACCATCCTTTACTGAACAACATTGACACTGATGTCAGGCCAAGCTCCAAAATGGAAAGCCACTTGTAAGCTGTAATCGAGTTGTGTCCATTTCAGTGGCCCCGCTTTCCTGCATGATACCCAACGATC encodes:
- the LOC136471273 gene encoding uncharacterized protein → MGGGSRALSLSSLCATTLAAAKPPQHPFPFAPAHRALPHRLAAAMSSSSSPTPAALAASGDAGAPVPAPSASSAIDFLTLCYRLKTTKRAGWVKRGVQAPESVADHMYRMGVMALVAADLPGVDRNRCVKMAIVHDIAEAIVGDITPSDGVPKEEKSRREKEALDHMCELLGGGSRAQEIRELWMEYEENASLEAKVVKDFDKIEMILQALEYEKEQGRDLEEFFQSTAGKFQTDMGKAWAAEIASRRKTK